Proteins encoded together in one Planctomycetota bacterium window:
- a CDS encoding sulfatase-like hydrolase/transferase, producing MRRFLVTTAVLMCVSMAIGADKPNIVYILADDLGYGDVHALNAEGKIATPHMDQLAATGMTFTDAHSSSAVCTPTRYGILTGRYNWRSRLQHGVLGGYSTPLIEKGRMTVASMLKAEGYATGCFGKWHLGMNWPLKEGGAADDEGNFGAGYKDAWKVDYAKPIQDGPIARGFDEYFGISASLDMPPYLFIDNDRSVGIPTKEAELWAHRKGPVADDFKLENVLPEVTKHTVVYIEKHAADAKAGKPFFIYMPLPSPHTPIAPNADWKGKSGISDYADYVMETDWAVGEVLAALDKAGLAENTLVIVTSDNGCSPSANFKQLAEHGHNPSYIFRGEKADIFEGGHHIPFIARWPGKVAPGSKYDETICLTDLMATAAEITGAKIPDNAGEDSVSILPALVGKTTGPIREATVHHSINGSFSLRQGNWKLEMCASSGGWSGPRPGTKPVAELPDIQLYDLSKDIAEKDNVEKDHPEVVAKMKALLEKYIADGRSTPGSQQSNDVQVDYKQHIGK from the coding sequence ATGCGCCGATTTCTCGTAACGACTGCTGTTCTGATGTGTGTTTCGATGGCGATCGGCGCGGACAAGCCCAACATCGTCTACATCCTCGCCGACGATCTGGGCTACGGCGATGTGCACGCGCTCAATGCCGAAGGCAAGATCGCCACGCCGCACATGGACCAGCTTGCGGCGACGGGCATGACGTTCACCGATGCGCATTCGAGTTCAGCGGTGTGCACGCCGACGCGCTACGGCATTCTGACCGGTCGCTACAACTGGCGCAGCCGGCTCCAGCACGGCGTGCTGGGCGGGTACAGCACGCCGCTCATCGAGAAGGGGCGCATGACCGTGGCGTCGATGCTCAAGGCCGAGGGTTACGCGACGGGCTGCTTCGGCAAGTGGCACCTGGGCATGAACTGGCCGCTCAAGGAAGGCGGGGCAGCGGATGACGAAGGCAACTTCGGGGCCGGGTATAAGGACGCATGGAAAGTCGACTACGCCAAGCCGATTCAGGACGGCCCGATTGCACGCGGGTTTGATGAATACTTCGGCATCAGCGCCTCGCTTGACATGCCGCCGTACCTGTTCATCGACAACGACCGCTCCGTCGGCATTCCGACCAAGGAAGCGGAGCTCTGGGCGCATCGCAAAGGTCCCGTCGCCGATGACTTCAAGCTCGAAAACGTCCTGCCCGAAGTGACGAAGCACACGGTGGTGTACATCGAGAAGCACGCCGCGGACGCCAAGGCGGGCAAGCCCTTTTTCATTTACATGCCGCTTCCCTCGCCGCACACGCCGATCGCGCCCAACGCCGACTGGAAAGGCAAGAGCGGGATCAGCGACTACGCCGACTACGTGATGGAGACCGATTGGGCGGTGGGCGAAGTGCTCGCCGCGCTCGACAAGGCCGGCCTCGCCGAGAACACGCTCGTCATCGTCACCAGTGACAACGGCTGCTCGCCTTCCGCCAATTTCAAGCAGCTCGCCGAGCATGGTCACAACCCCAGCTACATCTTCCGCGGCGAAAAGGCCGACATCTTCGAAGGCGGTCACCACATTCCCTTTATCGCCCGCTGGCCCGGCAAGGTCGCGCCCGGCTCAAAGTATGACGAAACAATCTGCCTCACCGACCTGATGGCCACCGCCGCCGAAATCACCGGCGCGAAAATCCCCGACAACGCCGGAGAAGACTCTGTGAGCATCCTCCCCGCGCTCGTGGGCAAAACGACCGGCCCGATCCGCGAAGCCACCGTCCATCATTCCATCAACGGCTCGTTCTCCCTCCGGCAGGGCAACTGGAAACTCGAAATGTGCGCCTCCAGCGGCGGATGGAGCGGCCCCCGCCCCGGCACCAAACCCGTCGCCGAACTTCCCGACATTCAGCTCTACGATCTGTCCAAGGACATCGCGGAAAAGGACAACGTCGAAAAGGACCACCCCGAAGTCGTCGCGAAGATGAAGGCGCTCTTGGAGAAGTACATCGCCGACGGCCGCAGCACCCCCGGCTCGCAGCAGTCCAACGATGTCCAAGTCGATTACAAGCAGCACATCGGAAAGTAA
- a CDS encoding sulfatase-like hydrolase/transferase, producing MRALIWLIVLLLAAAWVRAAEDARPNLVMILVDDLGYNDVGCFGSPLIKTPNIDRMAAEGIRFTSFYAQNVCGPSRAALMTGCYPIRIAEPHNTKSGHTVVHADEITVAELLKQAGYATGLIGKWHLAGEGAGKQGRGTGPFDASRMPNAQGFDYFFGTPAHNGHTREHEPATWKTEVYRNSERLETDADVNTLTKRETDEAVKFIRDHKSERFFVYLAYNMVHVALGASEDFRGKSPRGLYGDATQEIDFGVGQVLATLKELGIDDNTLVVFTSDNGPWVEASIGDYGGSAYPLRGFKMNTWEGGLRVPGVVRWPGHVPAGKVSDAIVTTLDVLPTFASLAGAKLPTDRKIDGVDMSDFWRGNTQECPRDEFFYYAYTHLEAVRDGAWKLVLPRPKSPPWTSWYGRMIDAVPAPELYNLDDDISEKHDVAAEHPDIVARLMKRIDAAREDLGDYNVIGTGARFFDPGPHRPDAAKWINLRNK from the coding sequence CTGCGTGCACTGATCTGGCTGATCGTGCTGCTGCTGGCGGCGGCGTGGGTGCGTGCGGCGGAGGACGCGCGGCCGAACCTCGTCATGATCCTCGTCGACGACCTGGGCTACAACGATGTGGGCTGCTTCGGGTCGCCATTGATCAAGACGCCGAACATCGACCGCATGGCGGCCGAGGGTATTCGCTTCACAAGCTTTTACGCCCAGAACGTCTGCGGGCCGAGTCGCGCCGCTTTGATGACCGGCTGTTACCCCATCCGCATCGCCGAGCCACATAACACCAAGAGCGGGCACACCGTCGTGCACGCCGACGAAATCACCGTCGCCGAGTTGCTCAAGCAGGCCGGTTACGCCACGGGGCTCATCGGCAAGTGGCATCTGGCCGGCGAAGGCGCGGGCAAGCAGGGGCGCGGCACCGGACCGTTCGATGCATCGCGCATGCCCAACGCACAGGGCTTCGACTACTTCTTCGGCACGCCCGCGCATAATGGTCACACGCGCGAGCATGAACCCGCGACCTGGAAGACCGAAGTCTACCGCAACAGCGAACGGCTCGAGACCGACGCGGATGTGAACACGCTGACGAAACGCGAGACTGACGAAGCGGTCAAATTCATCCGTGACCACAAGAGTGAGCGCTTCTTTGTGTACCTGGCGTACAACATGGTGCACGTCGCGCTGGGTGCATCGGAGGACTTTAGGGGCAAGAGCCCGCGCGGGTTGTACGGCGATGCGACGCAGGAAATCGACTTCGGCGTCGGACAGGTACTCGCGACGCTCAAGGAACTGGGCATCGATGACAACACGCTCGTCGTGTTCACATCCGACAACGGGCCATGGGTCGAAGCATCGATCGGCGACTACGGAGGGAGCGCGTATCCTCTGCGCGGATTCAAGATGAACACATGGGAAGGCGGGCTGCGCGTGCCGGGCGTCGTGCGCTGGCCGGGGCATGTGCCCGCCGGGAAAGTCAGCGATGCGATCGTGACGACGCTCGATGTGCTGCCGACGTTCGCGTCGCTCGCCGGAGCGAAATTGCCGACGGATCGGAAGATCGACGGCGTGGACATGAGCGATTTTTGGCGGGGAAACACGCAAGAATGTCCGCGCGACGAGTTCTTCTATTATGCGTACACGCATTTGGAGGCGGTGCGCGACGGGGCGTGGAAACTCGTGCTGCCCCGGCCCAAGAGTCCGCCGTGGACGAGCTGGTACGGGCGCATGATCGACGCTGTACCCGCGCCGGAGCTTTACAATCTCGATGACGACATCAGCGAGAAGCACGATGTGGCGGCGGAACATCCCGACATCGTCGCGCGCCTGATGAAACGTATCGACGCGGCGCGCGAAGATCTCGGCGACTACAACGTGATTGGAACCGGCGCCCGTTTCTTCGACCCCGGTCCGCATCGGCCCGATGCGGCCAAGTGGATCAACCTCCGAAATAAGTGA
- a CDS encoding DUF1553 domain-containing protein gives MDPALLEAWVSELREARKHGDDAFHAFAVIGPDRDASPERMQTIRQQSVEAQRNSAADLHEQVILDYAKAGADAWITDSVIFGVRPQRPGDLRVDGLSGHALTGVVTQSAAVQGMIWNKIALAPQTEADEGSVRNHEGAQGRSIHSPTFTLNGQRLFYLIRGSVGAYVTIDSHRLNKGPLHASMYQTFDDPVGKLRWVEHNVRDYTGHNAHVEFTPHGDKPFELLRVVLADDRPAVPEGNAVVATMLEDEAITTPDALAVAYGKLLTQALDRFAADKIVGSPDAADMAALANVILTRTDLFPRSATNTAAAEYASRRQTLITQIKTDSHLAPAMFDGSGEDNAVFIRGSYKSPGDTVPRRFLEALGGLDHPAPATGSGRLELAQQIVDDAKDPFVSRVQVNRIWHHLFGRGIVATIDNLGVLGAEPTHPQLLDHLAWRFTHELKWSNKAMVRAIVLSRTYRMDSRPLDEHAEEIDPQNKLLHRTNIRRLEGEAIRDEILAVSGRLNDRAYGPSVDVYLTPFMEGRGRPKSGPLDGDGRRSVYTSIRRNFLPPMMLAFDMPIPYTARPMRTISNVPAQALIMMNDPFVVDQAKLWAKHVCDDKQATPKQRVESMYERAFCRKPDERELAEALDFVGDSSDPAVWADLGHVLMNVKEFIFLH, from the coding sequence ATGGACCCGGCGCTGCTCGAGGCATGGGTCAGCGAACTGCGCGAGGCGCGGAAGCATGGTGATGACGCTTTTCATGCATTTGCCGTGATCGGCCCGGATCGCGATGCTTCGCCGGAGCGGATGCAGACGATTCGCCAGCAGTCGGTCGAGGCGCAGCGGAACAGCGCTGCGGATCTGCATGAGCAGGTGATTCTCGATTACGCGAAGGCGGGGGCGGACGCATGGATCACCGACAGCGTCATCTTCGGCGTGCGTCCGCAGCGGCCGGGTGATCTGCGAGTGGACGGGCTGTCGGGTCATGCGTTGACGGGCGTCGTGACTCAGTCCGCGGCGGTGCAGGGCATGATCTGGAACAAGATTGCCCTGGCGCCGCAGACGGAGGCCGACGAAGGCAGTGTTCGCAACCACGAGGGCGCACAGGGCCGCTCAATCCACTCGCCGACGTTCACGCTCAATGGTCAGCGGCTTTTCTATCTGATACGCGGCTCCGTCGGTGCGTATGTCACGATCGATTCGCATCGTCTTAACAAAGGCCCGCTGCACGCATCGATGTATCAGACCTTTGACGATCCGGTCGGCAAGCTCCGCTGGGTCGAGCACAATGTGCGCGACTACACGGGGCACAATGCTCATGTTGAGTTCACGCCGCATGGCGACAAGCCGTTCGAGTTGCTGCGTGTTGTTCTCGCCGACGATCGCCCGGCGGTGCCGGAGGGAAACGCGGTCGTGGCGACCATGCTCGAAGACGAAGCGATCACGACGCCCGACGCGCTGGCTGTGGCGTACGGCAAACTATTGACGCAGGCGCTGGATCGATTTGCCGCCGATAAAATCGTCGGTTCGCCCGACGCGGCGGATATGGCGGCGCTGGCGAACGTGATCCTTACCCGCACCGACCTTTTTCCGCGGTCGGCGACGAACACCGCCGCCGCCGAATATGCGAGCAGGCGACAGACGCTCATCACGCAGATCAAGACCGATTCGCATCTGGCCCCGGCGATGTTCGACGGATCGGGCGAGGACAACGCCGTCTTCATCCGCGGCAGCTACAAGTCGCCGGGCGACACGGTGCCGCGCCGGTTCCTCGAAGCGCTGGGCGGGCTCGATCATCCCGCCCCCGCGACCGGTTCGGGCCGACTCGAACTGGCGCAGCAGATTGTTGATGACGCGAAAGACCCGTTCGTCTCGCGCGTGCAGGTCAATCGCATCTGGCACCATCTGTTCGGGCGCGGGATCGTCGCGACAATCGACAATCTCGGCGTGCTGGGCGCGGAGCCCACCCATCCGCAACTGCTCGATCATCTGGCGTGGCGCTTCACGCATGAATTGAAGTGGTCGAACAAGGCGATGGTCCGCGCGATCGTGTTGAGCCGCACGTATCGCATGGATTCGCGCCCGCTCGATGAACACGCGGAGGAGATCGACCCGCAGAACAAACTGCTGCACCGCACGAACATTCGCCGTCTGGAGGGCGAAGCGATTCGCGATGAGATTCTCGCCGTCAGCGGGCGGCTCAACGATCGGGCGTACGGGCCGTCGGTCGATGTGTATTTGACACCGTTCATGGAAGGCCGCGGTCGGCCCAAATCCGGACCGCTCGACGGCGACGGTCGGCGAAGCGTTTACACCTCGATTCGCCGCAATTTCCTGCCGCCGATGATGCTCGCGTTCGACATGCCGATTCCGTACACGGCCCGGCCGATGCGGACGATTTCCAATGTGCCCGCTCAGGCGCTGATCATGATGAATGATCCGTTCGTCGTCGATCAGGCGAAGCTGTGGGCGAAGCATGTTTGTGATGACAAGCAGGCGACGCCAAAGCAGCGCGTCGAGTCGATGTACGAGCGCGCGTTCTGTCGTAAGCCGGACGAACGCGAGTTGGCGGAGGCGCTCGACTTCGTCGGCGATTCATCGGACCCGGCGGTGTGGGCGGATCTGGGGCATGTGCTCATGAACGTCAAGGAATTCATTTTCCTGCACTAG
- a CDS encoding sigma-70 family RNA polymerase sigma factor produces MNDHMKYSDLVGLIAESQARLYAYITSLLPDPDHAHDVLQNTNRVLWEKAEWYDRNVPFMTWACGLARNQVRAFLRDRKRDRHVFSDDVADLIATEAERQHDRADHRLAALHQCLDKLPAPQRQMLRDRYGPEGSVAQMAAQRGRPAASISMTLGRIRRRLAECVRRHLTEVDHG; encoded by the coding sequence ATGAACGATCACATGAAATACAGCGATCTTGTCGGCCTCATCGCCGAGTCGCAAGCCCGGCTTTATGCTTACATTACGTCACTTCTCCCCGATCCTGATCACGCGCATGACGTGCTTCAGAACACCAACCGCGTGCTTTGGGAAAAGGCCGAATGGTACGACCGGAATGTGCCGTTCATGACCTGGGCCTGCGGGCTGGCGCGGAATCAGGTGCGGGCGTTCCTGCGCGACCGTAAGCGTGATCGTCACGTGTTCAGCGACGACGTCGCCGACCTGATCGCTACTGAAGCCGAGCGACAACACGACCGTGCTGACCATCGACTCGCCGCCCTCCATCAGTGTCTCGACAAGCTTCCCGCTCCGCAGCGGCAGATGTTGCGCGATCGCTACGGGCCTGAAGGTTCGGTCGCGCAGATGGCGGCTCAACGCGGTCGCCCCGCCGCCTCGATCTCGATGACGCTCGGCCGCATCCGCCGCCGACTCGCCGAATGCGTCCGTCGCCATCTGACGGAGGTCGATCACGGATGA
- a CDS encoding polyphosphate kinase 2 family protein, whose product MKHLVDRHRIKPKSRVDLNKIPTRGDGIDKDKAHHQLQKMAKELADLQELMYAENKHALLIVLQAMDAGGKDSTIREVLSQVNPQGCRVHSFKGPSSLERSHDFLWRIHKETPERGMICVFNRSHYEDVGIVRVKELAPDVVWKKRYDHINAFEKMLSDEGTTIVKFFLHISKDYQKLRLQRRLDRADKLWKFSPDDLAERGRWDAYMKAYNEAISRCTTKDAPWYVIPSERRWYRDWAVTSVLVNTLRGLKMKYPEPTIDPTKFTVE is encoded by the coding sequence ATGAAACATCTCGTGGATCGCCACCGCATCAAACCCAAGTCGCGCGTCGATCTGAACAAGATCCCGACCCGCGGCGACGGGATCGACAAGGACAAAGCTCATCATCAGCTTCAGAAGATGGCCAAGGAATTGGCGGACCTTCAGGAGCTTATGTACGCCGAGAACAAGCACGCGCTGCTGATCGTGCTGCAGGCGATGGACGCCGGCGGCAAGGACTCGACGATCCGCGAAGTGCTCAGCCAGGTCAACCCGCAGGGCTGCCGGGTGCACAGCTTCAAGGGTCCGTCGTCGCTGGAGCGTTCGCACGACTTTCTTTGGCGGATTCATAAGGAGACGCCTGAGCGCGGGATGATCTGCGTTTTCAACCGCTCGCATTACGAAGACGTCGGCATCGTGCGGGTCAAGGAACTGGCGCCCGACGTGGTGTGGAAGAAGCGGTACGATCACATCAATGCGTTCGAGAAGATGCTCAGCGACGAAGGCACGACGATCGTCAAGTTCTTCCTGCACATCTCCAAGGATTATCAGAAGCTCCGCCTGCAGCGTCGCCTTGATCGGGCGGACAAGCTCTGGAAATTCAGCCCGGATGATCTGGCGGAGCGCGGCCGGTGGGATGCGTACATGAAGGCGTACAACGAAGCGATCAGCCGGTGCACGACGAAGGACGCGCCGTGGTACGTCATCCCATCGGAGCGGCGGTGGTATCGGGATTGGGCGGTGACGAGCGTCTTGGTCAATACGCTGCGCGGGCTCAAGATGAAGTACCCGGAACCGACGATCGACCCGACGAAATTCACGGTCGAATGA